GTGGCGGAAATGCTCTCCAAGGCCAAGAACACGAGCATCGCGGGCGTCGTCCAGGGCGGTATCCTTGATTCTCGTGCAGGCAGAGTGCGGCTTCTGCGTCCAAGCGAATTAGCTGACGACTGGGATCCAACAGCCGATTCGCGACTCACGGTATGGGAAGTCGTCCACCAACTTGTCCGCGTCCTGGAGAGCGGCGGCGAGACGCGGGCCGCGGCGCTTCTCAGACGCCTTGGTGGAGTAGGGGAAACGGCGCGTGAGTTGGCCTATCGCCTCTACTCCATCGCGGAGCGAAAGGGTCGTCCCACGGAAGCGTTGGCCTACAATTCTCTGGTCCAGAGCTGGCCGGAGATTAGTCGATTGGCCGGCTCCCCAGAGCAGCCGGAGCTTCTTTGACAGCAGAGGCGTCAGCTTGAGAGATCTTGTAGACACGGGATAAACTACGCAATGGTGAACTGGGCGCGCTTCACGCCAGTGGACTTCGAGTATGACTTCGAGCGCGATGAGCTTGCGCCTCACAAGGTTAGCTTCGAGGAAGCAGTCGAATGCTTTTTCTCAGGCTTCGAAATTCGTCGCAACAAGTCGTACAAAGACCGTTATCAGCTATTGGGACGAACACAGGCCGGTAGGTGCTTGAAGTTATTTTCAACTGAAGCAGGACAATGTCGTCCGGATCATTTCGGGATGGCCGCTATGAATAAAAAATCGACACCCTTAACCGAAAGAGAAATTGACGACATCATCGTCGCCCAAGCGGACGATGATACGGCTTGGGGGAGATCGGTCCGTACTGGGAAAGACAAGGCCAAGACAGTACCTTTACCTACGTCGCTTGCAACGCGAGCTGCATTTTTCGCGCGCCTCCACCGAGAGAAGAGCATGGATGCGTGGATCGAACGGATCGTTCGAGACCGCCTCGATGTCGAAGAGGCAGCGTTTGCGGACCTGAAACGCGAACTGGCTGCACGTTGAGTTAACGTCCCACGGAGACACCTGTCGGATGGGAAGGAGCTTCAGCCGCCCCATTCCGGACTTCGTGATAGCAGAAGCCTGGCTCCCGTCTGCCGTCCCGTTCTCACTGTCGGCCATTCCACACACCCTCTGGAGACCTTCGTCGCCGTGTTGACGCGTTTCATTCACGGCGGCGCGGCACAGCGTGTATGTTCGCTTCGGCGGCCAGCCGCATCGAATGGGCTGTGGTCAAACAGGCCGAACGCGTTGGTTATCGACGGCTAGAACAGCATGGCGCCTCGGGAAGTGGGGCCTCGCTACGCGGAAGAACGGCGTTCGTGATAAATGATTACTCGGAATAGTACCGCAATACCGGAAACGAGCTGAGGCAACGGATGGCAATCACGAACCACGAGAGGGTTGGCAAGGCGATGGACCTCCTCCGGGAAGGTCTTGCGCCGTTTGTCGCGCGGGAGTTGAAGGGCAAGGACGTAACCGACGGTGTCTCCACATCCAACAAGCCCGTCTCCGAGCACGACGCGGCAGGTCTGCTCAAGCTGATCTGGGACAACTGGCAGTTGGTGTTCCGCAACATCCTGGGGAATTCGGAACGGAGCCTCGTGTCCGAGTTGCGTGGGTGGCGCAACAAGTGGGCACATCAAGAGAGCATTTCAGGCGACGACGCCTACCGGGCTCTCGACTCGGCGAGCCGTCTGCTGGCGGCTGTGTCGGCGCCTCAGTGGGAAGAACTTGACAAGCTCAAGATGGAGCTCCTCCGCGTCCGCTTTGATGAACAGACGCGAGGAGAGCGCCGCAGGCACGTAGGTGCGGCCATCGAGAGTGGCGCGACGGCCAGCCTCAAGCCGTGGCGCGAGGTCATCACGCCGCACGCGGATGTGGCGAGCGGCCGGTATCAACAAGCCGAGTTTGCCGCCGACCTGTGGCAGGTGCACGTGGGCGAGGGGACCGCGGAGTACAGAGACCCTGTGGAGTTCTTCCGCCGCACGTATCTCACGGAGAGCCTGAAGCGGCTGTTGGTGAGAGCGGTGCAACGCCTGACCGGGCAGGGCGGGGACCCCGTGGTGGACCTGCAGACCAACTTCGGTGGTGGCAAGACCCACTCGATGCTGGCGCTGTACCATCTGTTCTCGGGTGTGGCCGCCAGCGACCTGATGGACGTGGAGCAGATCATGCAGGAGGTAGGTCCGGATCCCCTGCCGTCCGTCACGCGGATCGTTCTCGTGGGCAACAAGATTTCGCCGGGCAACCCTTCCATCAAATCCGACGGCACGACGGTGCGGACCTTGTGGGGTGAGCTGGCTTGGCAACTTGGGGGAAAGCGCGCGTTCGAACGGGTCCGGGCGGATGACGAGAGGGCTACCAGCCCAGGCGATGTCCTGCGGGAGCTTCTTAACGAACACGGCCCCTGCCTGATCCTCATCGACGAGTGGGTCGCCTACGCGCGCCAACTTCACGATCACAGCGACCTCCCCGCCGGGAGCTTCGAGACCCAGTTCACCTTTGCTCAAGCCCTGACCGAGGCAGCCAAGGCAGCTGAAGGCTGCCTGCTGGTAATCAGCCTGCCGGCGTCGGATTCCGGCGGCTCGCCACACGCGGACGACGTGGAGGTGGGCGGCCAGCGGGGTCGCGAGGCCCTCGATCGGCTGCGCAACGTGGTGGGCCGTGTCGAATCATCCTGGCGCCCGGCCAGCGCCGAGGAGGGTTTCGAGATCGTGCGGCGGCGGCTCTTCGAGCCTCTTACCGATACGGCGCGGTTCAAGGACCGGGACGTGGTTGCACGGGCGTTCGCTGACCTCTACCGAACCCAGCACCAGGAGTTCCCGGTCGAATGTCGCGACGCGGACTACGAGAAACGCATCCGTGCGGCCTATCCTATTCACCCTGAGATCTTCGACCGTCTCTATACGGACTGGTCCACGCTGGTGAGCTTTCAGCGCACCCGGGGCGTTCTGCGCCTGATGGCCGCCGTGATTCACAGCTTGTGGGAGGGAACCGACCGAACCCCGCTCATCCTCCCGGCCAACATCTCGATCAACGATGGCCGTGTGCAGTTCGAGCTGACGCGCTACTTACCGGACCACTGGGTGCCGATCCTCGAAAAGGACGTTGACGGCGCCCACTCCTTGCCATTGCGAATCGACGGGCAGACATCCAACTTGGGCAAGTTTTCGGCCGCGCGTCGAGTAGCCCGCACTATCTATCTCGGCTCGGCACCCACGGTGGAGACCGCCAACCGTGGTCTGGAAGACCGCCACATAAAGCTTGGCTGTGTTCTGCCGGGCGAGTCGCCCGCGGTGTTCGGGGACGCTCTGAGACGGTTGGCGGGAGCGGCCACCTACCTCTACCAGGACGGAAACCGCTACTGGTACTCCACCCAGCCCACCGTCACCAAGCTGGCCGAAGACCGTGCCGAGCAATTGGGGCGGGAGCCGGACAAGGTTGTTCAGGAGTTGCGGAACCGTCTCACCGCCGACCTGAAGCTACGGGGTGACTTCAATCGGGTGCATCCGTTGCCGCAGTCGGGCCAAGATGTCCCGGATGACCTTGACGCACGCTTGGTGGTCTTGGGAAGCGACCAACCGTACAGCCGTGAGAGCGACAACCCGGCCCAGGCTTCGGCCGCGTCCATTCTCGAATCACGCGGCAGCGCCCCCAGGCTGTACCGCAACTCACTGGTTTTCCTGGCCGCTGACAGGACGCGCCTGCAGGATCTCGACGACGCGCTGAGACGCTACTTGGCATGGGAATCGATCGTGGCGGAGCGTGAGCAACTCGACCTGTCGCCACACCAGGTAAAGCAGGCCGAGACACAAAAGGAAGCAGCCTCTAGCGCAGTAACGGCGCGCCTGCCGGAGACCTATCAGTGGCTCTTGGTGCCCGTCCAGCCAAAACCGCAGGATGCCACGGGCTGGCAGGTGATTCGGTTGGTGGGACAGGATGCGTTGGCTGTGCGGGCAAGCAGGAGGCTCAAGAACGAGGAGCACTTGGTTACGGCTTTGGGCGCCACACGACTTCGGATGGAGATGGACAGAATCCCTCTATGGCGCGGCCATCATGTCGACATACGAGAGATCGTCGAAGACTTCGCCCGCTACCCTTATCTGCCGCGTCTGAAGGACTCCGGAGTCGTATTGGATGCCATCGCCAGCGGGGTTGCGCTCCTGAGCTGGCAGCAGGATTCATTCGCCTTCGCCGAGAGCTACAACGAGGACGGGCAGCGCTATCGTGGCCTCCGGGCCAATCAGATGATTACGGTACCGGACGGCGACTCCTCCGGTATGCTGGTGAAGCCCGCAGTAGCCCGGCAACAACTCGATGCGGAGAATGCCGCAGCAAAGACGCCAACCCGCCAACCCGACACGTCGGGAACTGGCGGAGAGACTACGGGCACTTCCTCTGAGACTGACCCCAAGCCGTCCGACACGCCGGCCTCCGCTCGACCAAAGCGCTTTCACGGCACTGTCTCTCTCGGTGCGATGCGGGCCGGGCTCGATGCAAGCCAGATCGCCGACGAAGTCATCTCACATTTGGCGGGTCTGGTTGGCGCTAAGGTCACCGCAACACTGGAGATCGAAGCCGAGATCCCCGATGGCGCCCCGGACCACGTGGTCCGCACCGTCACCGAGAACAGCCGCACGCTGAAGTTCACCAGCCACGGGTTTGAAGAGGAATAGCGGCAGGGGAGTCCCACGGCACAAGGGTGAAACAAGGCATGAAATTCTCAAGTTCAAAAAATCAAGCCGTTTTGCCGGGCTTCTAGCGAAACCTTGGACCAACCACGAATGCGATCCACCTGATCCTGCGCTTGTCGATCCCGATCTGGCCAGCGCGCGTTGGCTGTTATCTGTTCCAGCATCTCACCGCATCTCCGTTCATAGCTGTGGCGCTGAATCGGAGAAGTTCGCTCTTGCTCTCTTGCCCATTGAGAAGCTGCCTGCAACACGCTGAATGTCGTCCGGCCGTGCCTTGTCTCGTATGTTTCTGCAAGCGCAGACAAGGAAGCGCAGCGCTCCTGCCAGACGCGTGCAGTGCGCGCCTTTGGGTCGACCTGCGGAATCGCGAGTCTCAAGGTTTGCCAAGCGCCTTCCAAGACGCTCATCTCCGGCGTCAGTCGGACACCATAGATAGAGCCAATCTGTTCCGACAGCTCATTCGTTGGCAAGCGCCGGGCGTCTCGCGCGATTTGATCCATCAATTGGTGTTTAGTCTTGTGATGAGGGTCCCGGAACTGTATCGACTGTTTTCCGAAGATCATGCCGTTCCTGCAGATCCAACGGCAAATCCCGGCCTCAAGCCTGACGGCCTGCGTCCTGTTATAGCTGTTCACCACGCGGAGGAAGAACGTATGGCGACGTGGATCGACTCCGGGTTCGGGTGCAGGAACGGGAATTGGGATTGTGCAGTCAAGTGACGGTGCGGTGAAATCAGCGATGAAACTGCCTCGACCGGTCGCTAACATGACGTTGAACACGGTCATTCGGGTTTGGTGATGGGGACCAAACAAGCGCGCAAAGGCTTCTTGGCCGAGATCGACGACATCTTCATTGCGGATTAACCGATAGTGATCCGTAACGATGGCGAACGGCTCGTCCCCATGGCGGGGATCAACAGGCATCACCGCACGGTACCGTTTCGCGCGTCGGGACGGGGTACCGACGTACACGTCGGTCAAGGAAACAGGGAAGCAAGCGTCATTGAGTGCTTGCTCCCAGTTGCGACTATCAGAACTCGTCATCAGTGATCGGGGGAAGATGGTGAATGAAGAATTGGTGGAGCCGATGGGGATCGAACCCACGACCTCTAGATTGCGAACCTAGCGCTCTCCCAGCTGAGCTACGGCCCCACGCGTCTTGCAGGATCTCCAGAATAGCACCCCTCAAACCGCATGTAAATGCGCCACGATCAGCGCCACGATCAGCCGGTCCTTGACACCGCACCGCGGAGTTTCGTACGCCTGCCATCACGATGAGGACCGCGTACTTCGACCTGATCTCCGGCATCAGCGGGGATATGACCGTGGCGGCGCTGCTGGACCTGGGGGTGCCGCGCAAACGGCTTCAGGAGGAGCTGGGCAAGCTCGCGAACCTCGAGTTTCGCATGCGCGTGGGCAAGAAGGCGGTCAACGGTATCCGCGCGGTGCGGTTTCAGGTGCTCGCCGCCCAAGGGCAGCCGCGGCGAAGCTGGGCGGACATCCGCGCGCTGATCGAGCGGAGCGGGCTGTCGGCCGAGGTGAAGGCCCGCGGCTTGGCCATCTTCTCCAGGCTCGCCGAGGCGGAGGGGAAGATCCACGGGGTCGCGCCGGAGGAGGTTCACTTCCACGAGGTGGGGGCGGTGGACTCCATCGTGGACATCGTGGCGGCGGCCATCGGCACTTGTTTCCTCGGAATCGACGAGTTCGCCTGTTCCGCCGTGCCGCTGGGCCGGGGGCTGACCCGTTCGCTGCACGGGGTGTTGCCGGTGCCGGCGCCGGCGACGTTGGAGCTGTTGAAGGGGTTTCCGGTCGAGGGCGCGCACATCGAGGCGGAGAACGTGACGCCCACCGGCGCCGCCATCCTTTCGGCCCTCGTGACGGAGAAGGGCGAGGCTCCGGCCATGCGCGTCGAGCGGACGGGTTACGGCGCGGGCACGCTGGAGTTCGCGGACCGGCCCAACGTCTTGCGCATGGTGCTGGGGGAGAGCGCGTCTCGACTCGGACACGAGCGCATGTTGGTGATGGAGACCCACATCGACGACATGAACCCCGAGTTCTACGATTATGTGTTGGAGCGCCTCTTCGCGGAGGGGGCTCGTGACGTGACGCTTTCGCCCGTCCAGATGAAGAAGAACCGGCCGGGTACGTTGTTGCGCGTCGTCGCGGAACCGGAACAGCGGGATGCGCTGGCGGGGATCGTGTTGGGGGAAACCTCGACCCTCGGGGTGCGCTGCTACCTGGTGGACCGGCTGGTGTTGCCGCGGAGGACGCTGAAGCTCAAGACCCGTTTCGGCACGCTCACGGTCAAGGTCGCCGAGGAACCGGGCGGGGGCAAGCGGGCGACACCCGAATACGATCAGGCGCGGAAGGTCGCGGTGTCGAGGAAGGTGCCGTTGAAGGCGGTTTACGACGAGGTGACGCGCTGTTTCATGGGCGGGCAGTGACCCCCGGTCCACCCCTGGATTCCCGCTTCCGCGGGAATGACGTATTCGTAAGGTCTCCGCCTGGCGAGTATTGGCACAGCCTGTTTGGCGAATGACGATCGATGGCCCAAGTCGCGGTCTCTCTCTTCACGTGATCCGGGCAAGGTAGTCGAACTCGGCGTACCGCTGGAACAGGTCGCCCAGGTCGGGGCGCGTTTCCCGCGGCGTGGCCGGTCCCGGTCCGGACGCTCGCAGGAACGGGACTCTTCCCACGCACGGCACTCGCGTCATCTCCGCGAGGGTCTCCGCGTTGGTGTCCGTGGCCGGCGTCCTTTCACTCTCCATGTCGTTCAGGATGTATCCGGACACCTTCAGGTTGAGGCACGCGGCGTGTTCCAGGGTGAGCAGCGCGTGGTTGATGGCGCCGAGGCGGTTGCCCACCACCACGAGAACCGGGAGGCCGATCTCGCGGGCCAGGTCCGCGTAGGTATAGCTCGGGCGCAGCGGGACGAGCAGGCCGCCGGCGCCTTCCACCAGCATGAGGTCGTGGACGGCGCTCATGTCGCGGTACAGGCGCACGAGGAAGTCCGGCCGGATCTGCACGCCGGAGTGGGCGGCGGCCACGCTCGGAGCCACGGGGACGCCCAGCCGGTAGGGACAGATGCGCTCGATGGATTCGTTGCTGCCGGCCGCGGCCTTGAGGAAGGTGGCGTCCTGGGGCACCAGGTGCCCCTTCTCGTTCCGGCAGCCGGATTCCGCGGGCTTCATCACGCCGACCTTGAACCCGGCCTCCCTGAACGCGGCGGCCAGGCCGCACGCCACCAGAGTCTTGCCCACGCCGGTGTCCGTGCCGGTGATGAAAAAGCCGCGGCTCACGAGGCTTCCGTGACGTGGCGGATGGAGTCGCGCACCACGTCCACCAGGGTCGCCAACTCGGCGTCGCTGATGGTAAGCGGCGGGAGCATGATGAGGGTGTCCCCCAGCGGGCGCACGATGACGCCGCGCCGCCGGGCTTCCAGCACCACCTGGTTGGCGATCCTGAGGCCGGGGTCGTAGCGCTCGCCGCGCGCCTTGTCCTTCACCAGTTCCATGCCCGTCATGAAGCCGCGCTGGCGGATCTCGCGCACGTGGGGAAGGGAGAGGATGTCCGCCTGGAGCGTTTGCTCGAGCCACGTCATCTTGGCCGGCACCGTCTCCATCAGCGCTTCCCGCTCGAAGATGTCCAGTCCGGCCAGCGCCACGGCGCAGCACAGGGGGTTGCCGGTGTAGGTGTGGCCGTGGAAGAAGCTCTTGAACTCGCCGTACTCGCCCAGGAACGCGGAGAAGATCTGCTCGGTGGCGAAGGTCGCCGCCAGCGGCAGGTAGCCGCCGGTGATGCCCTTGCCCACGCACATGAGGTCCGGGGTCACGCCGTCGTGCTCGCACGCCCACATGCGCCCGGTGTGCCCGAAGCCCGTGGCCACCTCGTCGGCGATGAACAGGACGCCGTTGTCGGCGCAGATGTCCCGGATGGCCCGGACGTAGCCGGCGGGCTGGGGCCACATGCCCGCGGCCCCTTGCATGACGGGCTCCATGATGAACGCCGCCAGACGGTCTTTCTCCCGGCCGACCGTGGCGCGCGCCTCAGCCACGGAACGTTCCATGGCCTCGGCCTCGGTCAGGCCCTGTTCCCGCTGATACGCGTAGGGCGGCTTTACCGACAGCGCGGGGAACAGCATGGTGCGGTGGTAGTGGTGGAACAGCTCGCTGTAGCCCACGCTCATGGCCCCGACCGTGTCTCCGTGGTACGACTCCTCCAGCCGCGCGAATTGGGTCCGCTCGGTCTGCCCCAGGAGTTGCCAGTACTGCACCGCCAGCTTGAGCGCCACCTCCACGGCGGTGGCGCCGCTGTCCGAATAGAACACGCGGGTGAGCCCCGGCGGCATGACGGCCGTGAGCCGGGCGGCCAGCTCGATGCCGGGTACGTGGCTGAGCCCGAGGAAGGTGGAGTGCGCGATGCGGTCGGTCTGCGCCTTGAGGGCCTCGTCCAGCTCCGGCCGCCGGTGCCCGAACAGGTTGCACCACAGCGAGGAAACCCCGTCGAGGTAGCGATTGCCGTTGACGTCGATGAGGTAGCTTCCGTCCCCCTCGGCGATGATGCATGGGTCCTCGCCCATCCATTCCTGCATCTGCGTGAACGGGTGCCACAGGTGCGTGTGGTCCATGCGTTTGAGGGTGTCGTATCTGTCGCTGCTGCCCATGGTTCTCCGTTCGTGTGGCGCTGGCCGGGGATCGCCCCCGGTGATCCGACCTACCGCTGTCTGGCGGCGGCCGTCGCCGATGGCTCGTTGTATTCCGGGCCGGGAAGGTTCTCGCCGGCTCGCGCGAAGGCGTCGAGGGCGCGGTCGAGTTGTTCGTTCGTATGGGTCGCCATGGTGGTGACCCGCAGCCGCGACGTGCCCGGAGGCACCGTGGGCGGGCGGATGCCCTGTACGTAGAAGCCGGCGTCCAGGAGCCGCGCCGCAAGCTCCATGCACGGCTGCTCCTCTCCCACCATGACCGGAATGATCTGCGTGCTCCCGCCCACCGTGTAGCCGAGCCGCCCCAGGCCGTTGCGCAAACGCTCGGTGTTGTGCCGCAGCGCGCACTGCCGCTCGGGTTCCTTCTCCACCAGGTCCACGGCCGCGCCCGCCATGGCCAGCACCACCGGCGGCAGCGAGGTTGTGAAGATGAAGCTGCGCGCGCGGTTGATGAGCAGCTCCTTCAGCCTGGCGCTGCCCGCGACATAGGCGCCGAAGGCGCCCAAGGCCTTGCCCAGGGTGCCCATCTGCACCAGGACCCGATCGCCGAGCCCCATCTCCGCCACAACGCCGGCGCCGTTGGGTCCGCGGACCCCGGTGCCGTGGGCCTCGTCCACCATCACCATGGCCCCGTGACGCTCCGCCAACTCCACCAGCTCCCGAAGGGGCGCGATGTCTCCGTCCATGCTGAATACGGACTCGGTGGCGATGAGCTTGCGCGCCTCGGCCGGCGCCGCCTCCAGCAGGCTCTCCAGGTGGTCCATGTCACAGTGACGGTACACGGACACCGCCGCGCGCGAGAGCCGGCAGCCGTCGATGATGCTGGCGTGGTTCAACTGGTCGCTCAGCACCACGTCGTCCTTTTCCACCAGCGTGGCGATGATGCCGACGTTGGCCTGGTAGCCGCTGTTGAACACCAGCGCCGCCTCGGTGCCCTTGAAGCGCGCGAGGCGTTGCTCCAGCTCCTCGTGGGCGGTCATGTTGCCGGAGATGAGCCGCGAAGCGCCCGAGCCGCAGCCGTAGCGGTCCAGCGCTTGCCGGGCGGCTTCCTTCAGGGCGGGATGGTTGGCCAACCCCAGGTAGTTGTTGGAGGACAGGTTCAGCACTTCCCGGCCGTTGAGCACGACGGTGGCGTCCTGCTCGCCGTCCACCACCTTCAACTCGCGGTAGAGGTTGCGGCTCCGGATCTCGTCCAGCCTCTGTTCGATGAAGTCGGCCATGCCTCGGTGGGTAGATATCAGAAATACGACAACCGAACCATTGCCGTGGAACGGGCTGCGTCAAAACTCACGGGGTAGGGCCCTTCGAAACGTCATTCCCGCGGAAGCGGGAATCCAGGGGCGGTGAGGCGGGGAAACGCCGCTGTAACACCCCACCACCACCCCTGGATTCCCGCTTCCGCGGGAATGACGTTTCGACGTTTCGGGGGTGGTTGCCTCTCCAAGATGGTGTTCCGACACAGCCTGTTCCGCGGGAATGACGATTCCGGGCGTTCGAGTTGTTGCACGACGTGGAGGACGGGAAATCAAGGAAACCAAGGCTTGGAGGAACGTCCGTCACATTGACATTGACGAATCCGTACCTAGATTTTTCTGTGAACAACCGGGGAACCGGAGGGATTTATGGACATCAATCGTTTGACCGAGAAATCGCAGGAAGCGTTGCGCCAAGCCCAGACACTGGCCTCGCGGCGCAATCATCAAGGGGTGGACGTCGAGCATCTCTTGGCGGCTCTGCTGGAGCCGTCGGACGGCGTGGTCACGGCGCTGCTGACCCAGACCGGCGTTTCCGTGCTGGCGGTGAAGAAGGGGCTGGAGACGGAGCTCGACCGCATCCCCCGGGTGACCGGAGCGGGAGCCGCGGCCGGTCCGGAGCAGGTCTACGTCACCCAGCGGCTGTCGCGGCTGTTCGCCCGCGCCGAGGACGAGGCCGGGAAGCTCAAGGACGAGTACATCAGTGTCGAGCACCTGCTGCTGGCGATTCTCGAGGACGGAGGCAAGGCGAGCCAGGTGCTGCGAGCCCATGGGGTCGGCCGCGACACGCTGCTGGAAGCGCTCCAGAAGGTACGCGGGCATCAGCGCGTGACGAGCCAGAACCCGGAAGGCACGTACCAGGCGCTGGAACGCTACGGCCGCGACCTTACCCAGCTCGCGTCCCAGGGCAAGCTCGATCCCGTCATCGGCCGGGACGAGGAGATCCGCCGGGTGGTGCAGGTGCTGTCGCGCCGCACCAAGAACAACCCCGTGCTCATCGGCGATCCGGGCGTGGGCAAGACCGCCATCGTCGAGGGGCTGGCGCTGCGCATCGTGGCCGGCGACGTGCCCGAGGGGCTCAAGCACAAGCGCATCGTGGTGCTGGACATGGGGCTGCTCATCGCCGGCGCCAAGTACCGGGGCGAGTTCGAGGAACGCCTCAAGGCGGTCCTCAAGGAGGTGCAGAAGTCGTCGGGCGAGGTGATCCTGTTCATCGACGAGTTGCACACCGTGGTGGGTGCGGGCGCCGCCGAAGGCGCCATGGACGCCAGCAATCTGCTGAAGCCCATGCTGGCTCGGGGCGAGCTGCACTGCATCGGCGCCACCACCCTGGACGAGTACCGCAAGTACGTGGAGAAGGACCGGGCGCTGGAGCGCCGCTTCCAGCCCGTGACCGTGGACCAGCCCACGGTGGAGGACACCGTCTCCATCCTGCGGGGGTTGCGTGAGCGCTACGAGCTGCACCACGGCGTGCGCATCAAGGACGGCGCGCTGGTGACCGCGGCGGTGCTGTCGCACCGCTACATCAGCGACCGCTTCCTGCCGGACAAGGCCATCGACCTGGTGGACGAGGCGGCCTCCAAGCTGCGCACGGAGATCGACTCCATGCCCACGGAGTTGGACCAGGCGTCCCGGCAGGTCATGCAGCTCGAGATCGAGCGCGAGGCCCTGCGCAAGGAGAGCGACGACGCCTCGCGGGAGCGTCTGGCCAAGCTCGAGAACGAGCTGGCCAACTTCAAGGAAGAGGCCAATTCCCTCAAGGCGCGCTGGGAGATGGAGAAGGGCGC
The nucleotide sequence above comes from Deltaproteobacteria bacterium. Encoded proteins:
- the clpB gene encoding ATP-dependent chaperone ClpB — protein: MDINRLTEKSQEALRQAQTLASRRNHQGVDVEHLLAALLEPSDGVVTALLTQTGVSVLAVKKGLETELDRIPRVTGAGAAAGPEQVYVTQRLSRLFARAEDEAGKLKDEYISVEHLLLAILEDGGKASQVLRAHGVGRDTLLEALQKVRGHQRVTSQNPEGTYQALERYGRDLTQLASQGKLDPVIGRDEEIRRVVQVLSRRTKNNPVLIGDPGVGKTAIVEGLALRIVAGDVPEGLKHKRIVVLDMGLLIAGAKYRGEFEERLKAVLKEVQKSSGEVILFIDELHTVVGAGAAEGAMDASNLLKPMLARGELHCIGATTLDEYRKYVEKDRALERRFQPVTVDQPTVEDTVSILRGLRERYELHHGVRIKDGALVTAAVLSHRYISDRFLPDKAIDLVDEAASKLRTEIDSMPTELDQASRQVMQLEIEREALRKESDDASRERLAKLENELANFKEEANSLKARWEMEKGAIARLRQLKEEIDETRRAMEQAEREYDLNRLAELKYGKLSELENDLAKQQDSLKTEDGGVLLKEEVDEDDIAEVVSRWTGVPVSKLLEGEREKLLHLGEHLHKRLIGQDEAVSAVADAVVRARSGLKDPQRPIGSFIFLGPTGVGKTELGRALAEFLFDDEANMVRLDMSEYMEKHTVARLLGAPPGYVGYDEGGQLTEAVRRHPYSVILFDEVEKAHPDVFNVMLQILDDGRLTDGHGRTVDFKNTVVIMTSNMGSQLILNYSGRNDDRAYEAMKREVLDVLRREFRPEFLNRVDDIVVFHGLTREDLREIVEIQLGHLSERLSERHIRLELTRKAKDHFADTGYDPAYGARPLKRLIQKELETALARKLLAGEVKDHSRVVVDHDGSELTVSASEVADAA